One genomic window of Brachionichthys hirsutus isolate HB-005 chromosome 22, CSIRO-AGI_Bhir_v1, whole genome shotgun sequence includes the following:
- the gpr37b gene encoding prosaposin receptor GPR37b: MGICFLFSTNNGEVRTKEDGNTSANSPGTFRASLRETRPNRARDGALTQGRATGATLNATRPWKRVTEEGAWQIGHNKRDLVWTVTSMEDPDAPPRWGPARRHNKRIKLNGGPSRMGAPAGGRHNTAKLSSSMGPGEGGGRGGPEEEEEGTKDEQKKAARRGRNRLDKGSALAQRPAAPWGAIPKPAALTATDLPFDLLTRRTEFFTFREENPWDATPITPPSSPDVGHEIKNPFYPVTSESYGAYAIACVSGVIFLAGVAGNVAILCIVCQNYYMKSISNSLLANLAVWDSVLILFCLPMVVFHELTKSWLLGEFACRVVPYVEVASLGVTTFTLCALCIDRFRAATNVQMYYEMIENCTSTTAKLAVIWIGALLLALPELLIRQLVVEDPERADEPPVERCVVRISTSLPDMLYVLGLTYEGARIWWCFGCYFCLPTLFTIGCSLVTARKIRRAEQASVRSNKKQIRLESQMNCTVVALAIVYGACVVPENICNIVSAYMAAGVPEHAMSVLHLLSQLLLFCRAAVTPALLLLLCRPLGRAFLDCCCCCCCNHAPSSATASDDNEHECTTELELSPFSTIRRELSNYTPAGSNC, encoded by the exons ATGGGAATATGCT TCTTATTTTCTACTAATAATGGAGAAGTGCGGACTAAAGAGGACGGCAACACCAGCGCGAACTCTCCGGGCACTTTCCGTGCGTCGCTCCGGGAGACTCGTCCAAATCGAGCCCGGGATGGCGCGCTCACGCAGGGGCGCGCCACAGGTGC GACCCTTAACGCCACTCGCCCCTGGAAAAGGGTTACGGAGGAAGGGGCGTGGCAAATTGGGCACAACAAACGCGACTTGGTTTGGACCGTGACCTCCATGGAGGATCCGGACGCGCCCCCACGCTGGGGCCCAGCGCGCCGCCATAACAAGAGGATCAAGCTGAATGGTGGCCCGAGTAGGATGGGGGCGCCAGCAGGTGGGCGCCACAATACGGCGAAGCTCTCCTCCTCAATGGGCCCgggagaggggggaggacgggggggtcccgaggaggaggaggagggcacaAAGGACGAGCAGAAGAAGGCCGCGAGGAGGGGGAGAAACCGCCTCGACAAAGGTTCGGCGTTGGCTCAGCGTCCCGCGGCCCCGTGGGGCGCCATCCCGAAGCCGGCGGCCCTCACCGCCACCGACCTGCCCTTTGACCTCCTCACCAGGAGGACGGAGTTCTTCACGTTCCGGGAGGAGAATCCCTGGGACGCCACGCCGATAACCCCGCCGAGCTCGCCGGACGTCGGGCACGAGATCAAGAACCCCTTCTACCCGGTGACGAGCGAGAGCTACGGCGCGTACGCCATTGCGTGCGTTTCTGGGGTGATCTTCCTGGCGGGCGTGGCGGGGAACGTCGCCATCCTCTGCATCGTGTGCCAGAACTACTACATGAAGAGCATCTCCAACTCGCTGCTGGCCAATCTGGCCGTCTGGGATTCCGTGCTCATCCTGTTCTGCCTGCCGATGGTGGTTTTCCATGAGCTGACCAAGTCCTGGCTGCTGGGCGAGTTCGCCTGCAGAGTGGTTCCGTATGTGGAG GTGGCCTCCCTCGGCGTGACCACCTTCACCCTGTGCGCTCTGTGCATCGACCGCTTCCGCGCGGCGACCAACGTCCAGATGTACTACGAGATGATTGAGAACTGCACGTCCACCACTGCTAAGCTCGCCGTCATATGGATCGGCGCGCTTCTCCTGGCCCTGCCGGAGCTCCTCATCCGACAGCTGGTGGTGGAGGACCCGGAGAGGGCCGACGAGCCTCCCGTGGAACGCTGCGTCGTCAGGATATCCACCTCGCTCCCCGACATGCTCTACGTGCTGGGCTTGACCTACGAAGGCGCTCGGATCTGGTGGTGCTTCGGCTGCTACTTTTGCCTGCCGACTCTCTTCACCATCGGGTGCTCTCTAGTGACGGCGCGGAAGATCCGGCGTGCCGAGCAGGCCAGCGTGCGCAGCAACAAGAAGCAGATCCGCCTGGAGAGCCAGATGAACTGCACCGTGGTGGCGCTGGCGATCGTCTACGGCGCGTGCGTGGTGCCCGAGAACATCTGCAACATCGTTTCCGCCTACATGGCGGCCGGCGTCCCCGAGCACGCCATGTCCGTCCTCCACCTGctctctcagctgctgctcttctgtcGAGCGGCCGTGACGCCGgcgttgctgctgctcctgtgtCGCCCTCTGGGCAGAGCCTTCctggactgctgctgctgctgctgctgcaaccaCGCGCCGTCATCGGCCACCGCCAGCGACGACAACGAGCACGAGTGCACCACCGAGCTGGAGCTGTCGCCGTTCAGCACCATCCGCAGGGAGCTGAGTAACTACACGCCCGCTGGCTCCAACTGCTAA
- the tmem229a gene encoding transmembrane protein 229A: MAGRWRDPVKTTQAPPQHRETPEETGDAAEPLRELPRWMRLYFYGMHGVTLDVLLSSLQRLAGHRDPKLVGFSSPFRCVAHSLSHFALEQVYARKRRFRALPAAFHLILYPSVYIGLQILIGSVDASARQVGAASGAHLAAHYVLALYFSQVFHRGLSGLRYRPSCPADPLREPVHDGSALRGLPGFAHFLFFGMHGFLDEVLFTSVFSLVETPDRSPGGYTSLWSFLMYGSCSFVVERLYYHLRFGRGWGARRRLPVYICFIYTWEFSWGLVLRQLGACSWDYSHYPHNFMGLVTLLYLPGWVCLSLYQDVLSDVLLRIKCAKGVNVSRDDEGQLETKDKRL; the protein is encoded by the coding sequence ATGGCCGGTCGGTGGCGAGACCCGGTAAAAACGACGCAAGCTCCCCCCCAACACCGGGAGACACCGGAGGAGACCGGGGACGCGGCGGAGCCGCTGCGGGAGCTGCCGCGCTGGATGCGGCTTTACTTCTACGGGATGCACGGCGTGACTCTGGACGTCCTGCTGTCCTCCCTGCAGCGTCTTGCGGGCCACCGGGACCCCAAACTGGTGGGCTTCTCCTCTCCGTTCCGGTGCGTCGCGCATTCGCTGAGCCACTTCGCGCTGGAGCAGGTCTACGCGCGGAAGCGGCGCTTCCGGGCTCTGCCTGCGGCGTTCCATCTCATCCTCTACCCGTCCGTCTACATCGGGCTGCAGATCCTGATCGGGAGCGTCGACGCGTCGGCCCGGCAGGTGGGGGCGGCTTCCGGCGCGCACCTGGCCGCGCATTACGTCCTGGCTCTCTATTTCTCTCAGGTGTTCCACAGGGGGCTGTCCGGGCTGCGTTATCGCCCCTCCTGCCCCGCCGACCCCCTGCGCGAACCCGTTCACGACGGGAGCGCGCTGCGCGGCCTCCCGGGCTTTGCGCACTTCTTGTTCTTCGGGATGCACGGCTTTCTGGACGAGGTGCTCTTCACGTCCGTCTTCAGCCTGGTGGAGACGCCCGATCGGAGCCCCGGCGGCTACACGTCGCTGTGGTCCTTCCTGATGTACGGGAGCTGCAGCTTCGTGGTGGAACGGCTCTACTATCATCTGCGCTTCGGCCGAGGCTGGGGGGCGCGCCGGCGGCTCCCCGTCTACATCTGCTTCATCTACACCTGGGAGTTCTCCTGGGGGCTGGTGCTGAGGCAGCTCGGCGCCTGCTCCTGGGACTACTCCCATTACCCTCACAACTTCATGGGGCTCGTCACCCTCCTCTACCTGCCGGGCTGGGTCTGCCTCAGTCTGTATCAGGACGTCCTGTCCGACGTCCTGCTCAGGATCAAGTGCGCCaaaggtgtgaatgtgagcagGGACGATGAGGGACAGCTGGAGACAAAGGACAAACGACTTTGA